One Methylobacterium sp. AMS5 genomic region harbors:
- a CDS encoding S-methyl-5'-thioadenosine phosphorylase, translating to MTAAVLGVIGGSGVYDLPGLEDVREEAITSPWGEPSDALRIGRIGGTKVVFLARHGRGHRFSPTGINYRANIDVLKRAGVTDIVSLSACGSFRNELHPGLFVLVDQFIDRTFGRATSFFGNGCVAHVPFAHPVGPLLQRRIAAAAEAEGITVHKGGTYVCMEGPQFSSMAESKHYKAANFDVIGMTNMPEAKLAREAEITYATIAMVTDYDCWHPSHDSVDVASVVAVARANADKAAQLVSRVARDFPAEREECPAGSHRALDGAIMTAPAHRDPALLAKLDAVAGRVLNG from the coding sequence ATGACGGCAGCGGTTCTGGGCGTGATCGGCGGCTCGGGCGTCTACGACCTGCCCGGCCTGGAGGATGTCCGCGAGGAGGCGATCACGTCGCCCTGGGGCGAGCCCTCCGACGCGCTGCGGATCGGCCGCATCGGTGGGACCAAGGTGGTGTTCCTGGCCCGGCACGGGCGCGGCCACCGTTTCTCGCCCACCGGCATCAACTACCGCGCCAACATCGACGTGCTGAAGCGGGCCGGTGTCACCGACATCGTCTCGCTCTCGGCCTGCGGCTCGTTCCGCAACGAGTTGCATCCCGGCCTGTTCGTGCTGGTCGATCAGTTCATCGACCGCACCTTCGGGCGCGCGACCTCGTTCTTCGGCAATGGCTGCGTCGCTCACGTGCCCTTCGCCCACCCCGTCGGGCCGCTGCTGCAGCGGCGCATCGCCGCCGCGGCGGAAGCCGAGGGCATCACGGTGCACAAGGGCGGCACCTACGTCTGCATGGAGGGGCCGCAATTCTCCTCCATGGCCGAGTCGAAGCACTACAAGGCGGCGAATTTCGACGTCATCGGCATGACCAACATGCCCGAGGCCAAGCTCGCCCGCGAGGCCGAGATCACCTACGCGACCATCGCCATGGTGACGGACTACGATTGCTGGCACCCGAGCCACGACAGCGTGGACGTGGCCTCGGTGGTCGCCGTCGCCCGCGCCAACGCCGACAAAGCGGCCCAGCTCGTCTCCCGCGTCGCCCGCGATTTTCCGGCCGAGCGCGAGGAGTGCCCTGCGGGCTCGCACCGGGCGCTCGACGGCGCGATCATGACGGCGCCCGCGCACCGCGACCCGGCGCTGCTGGCCAAGCTCGATGCGGTCGCCGGGCGCGTGCTGAACGGCTGA
- a CDS encoding YARHG domain-containing protein, with product MRFLAAAILVSLMASPALAAFPCDELWGERNAIYKDAGYCFRTERAIRAFGNFGCKYDALADVPLSARQRTDIADIQRQERDNGCTH from the coding sequence ATGCGTTTCCTCGCCGCCGCCATTCTCGTGTCACTTATGGCCTCGCCTGCCCTCGCGGCCTTCCCCTGCGACGAGCTGTGGGGCGAGCGCAACGCGATCTACAAGGATGCCGGCTACTGCTTCCGCACCGAGCGCGCGATTCGCGCCTTCGGCAATTTCGGCTGCAAGTACGACGCACTGGCCGACGTGCCGCTCTCCGCCCGCCAGCGCACCGACATCGCCGACATCCAGCGCCAGGAACGCGACAACGGCTGCACGCACTGA
- the hisB gene encoding imidazoleglycerol-phosphate dehydratase HisB has protein sequence MRTASISRRTAETDVSVSIDLDGTGKAAIATGVGFLDHMLELFARHGLFDVTIKVAGDLHVDQHHTTEDTGIALGQAVAQALGDKRGIARYADIHLPMDETLSRIAIDISGRPFLVFRTSFRVEKIGQFDTELVREFFQAFAMNAGITLHVETLYGENAHHIAESVFKGLARSLRKAVAIDPREDGRVPSTKGSL, from the coding sequence ATGCGTACAGCCAGCATCAGCCGCCGCACGGCGGAGACCGACGTGTCCGTCTCGATCGATCTCGACGGCACCGGCAAGGCCGCGATCGCGACCGGCGTCGGCTTTCTCGACCACATGCTGGAGCTGTTCGCCCGGCACGGCCTGTTCGACGTGACGATCAAGGTCGCCGGCGACCTGCACGTCGATCAGCACCACACCACCGAGGATACCGGCATCGCGCTGGGCCAGGCGGTGGCTCAGGCGCTCGGCGACAAGCGCGGCATCGCCCGCTACGCCGATATCCACCTGCCGATGGACGAGACGCTGAGCCGCATCGCGATCGACATTTCCGGCCGTCCGTTCCTCGTGTTCCGCACGAGCTTCCGCGTCGAGAAGATCGGCCAGTTCGACACCGAACTGGTGCGGGAGTTCTTCCAGGCCTTCGCGATGAATGCCGGCATCACGCTGCACGTCGAGACTCTCTACGGCGAGAACGCGCACCATATTGCCGAGAGCGTCTTCAAGGGGCTGGCCCGGAGCTTGCGCAAGGCCGTCGCCATCGACCCGCGTGAGGATGGCCGCGTTCCCTCCACC
- a CDS encoding metallophosphoesterase codes for MLSRRSVLAASAALLAARAGAADGPLRFGVIADPQYAEAPPNLTLGRYYANSLDKLRAAVAVLNAEELRFVVTLGDIIDRDVASYDRILPIYRTLRHETRFLLGNHDFDVASEQRGRVPGLLGMESPYYDFVVAGLRFIVLDGNDVSLFAPPPDDPRRTLAAERLEQAKAEGLVNAKPWNGSLSESQFAWLEQRLAAARTAGERVVVLNHYPVAPENPHNLWDAGRLTGLLARQPHVIAYFNGHNHAGNYAERDGIHYVNFHGMVDTPDSSAFAVVEIAGDRLEIRGFGREPSRSLTLKTA; via the coding sequence ATGCTGTCCCGCCGTTCCGTCCTCGCCGCCAGCGCCGCGCTCCTTGCTGCCCGAGCGGGAGCCGCCGACGGGCCGCTGCGCTTCGGCGTGATCGCCGATCCGCAATATGCCGAGGCGCCGCCCAACCTGACGCTCGGCCGCTACTACGCCAACAGCCTCGACAAGCTGCGCGCGGCCGTCGCGGTCCTGAACGCCGAGGAGCTGCGCTTCGTCGTGACGCTGGGCGACATCATCGACCGCGACGTGGCGAGCTACGACCGCATCCTGCCGATCTACCGGACGCTGCGCCACGAGACCCGGTTCCTGCTCGGCAACCACGATTTCGACGTGGCTTCCGAACAGCGCGGGCGGGTGCCGGGCCTGCTCGGCATGGAGAGCCCGTACTACGACTTCGTGGTGGCCGGCCTCCGCTTCATCGTGCTCGATGGCAACGACGTCTCGCTGTTCGCCCCGCCACCGGACGATCCGCGCCGGACGCTGGCGGCGGAGCGCCTGGAGCAGGCCAAGGCGGAGGGGCTCGTCAACGCCAAGCCCTGGAACGGATCCCTCAGCGAGTCCCAGTTCGCGTGGCTGGAGCAAAGGCTGGCGGCGGCGCGGACGGCCGGCGAGCGGGTCGTCGTGCTCAACCACTACCCCGTCGCGCCCGAGAACCCGCACAATCTCTGGGATGCCGGACGGCTCACGGGCCTGCTGGCGAGGCAGCCGCACGTTATCGCCTATTTCAACGGCCACAATCATGCGGGCAACTACGCCGAGCGCGACGGAATCCACTACGTCAACTTCCACGGCATGGTAGACACGCCGGACAGCTCGGCCTTCGCCGTGGTGGAGATCGCGGGTGACCGCCTGGAGATCCGTGGGTTTGGCCGCGAGCCGAGCCGCTCACTGACCCTCAAGACCGCCTGA